Proteins encoded together in one Musa acuminata AAA Group cultivar baxijiao chromosome BXJ3-6, Cavendish_Baxijiao_AAA, whole genome shotgun sequence window:
- the LOC135641823 gene encoding T-complex protein 1 subunit epsilon-like, which produces MALAFDEYGRPFIIIKEQGQKARLRGLEAQKANISAGKAVARILRTSLGPKGMDKMLQSPDGDVIVTNDGATILEQMDVDNQIGKLMVELSRSQDYEIGDGTTGVVVLAGALLEQAEKLLERGIHPIRIAEGYEMASRLAVDHLEHISQKFEFSVTNIEPLVQTCMTTLSSKIVNRCKRALAEIAVKAVLAVADLERKDVNLELIKVEGKVGGKLEDTELIYGIVVDKDMSHPQMPKRIEEAKIAILTCPFEPPKPKTKHKIDIDTVEKFQTLRQQEQKYFDDMVQKCKDVGATLVICQWGFDDEANHLLMHRNLPAVRWVGGVELELIAIATGGRIVPRFQDLTDEKLGKAGLVREKSFGTTKDRMLYIEHCANSRAVTIFIRGGNKMMIDETKRSLHDALCVARNLIRSNSIVYGGGSAELSCSIAVEAAADKYPGVEQYAIRSFAEALDFIPMALAENCGLPPIDTVTAVKSQQIKENNPYCGIDCNDVGTNNMMEQNVFETLIGKQQQILLATQVVKMILKIDDVITPSAY; this is translated from the exons ATGGCGCTGGCGTTCGACGAGTACGGCCGGCCCTTCATCATAATCAAGGAGCAGGGGCAGAAGGCGCGGCTGCGGGGCCTCGAGGCGCAGAAGGCCAACATCTCCGCCGGGAAGGCCGTCGCTCGTATCCTTCGTACCTCGCTCGGCCCCAAGGGCATGGACAAGATGCTGCAGAGCCCCGATGGCGACGTTATCGTCA CAAATGATGGGGCCACTATCTTGGAGCAGATGGATGTTGATAATCAGATTGGCAAACTGATGGTGGAATTATCTCGTAGTCAGGACTATGAAATTGGTGATGGTACCACTGGGGTTGTTGTTTTGGCTGGTGCACTTCTCGAACAGGCTGAGAAGCTTTTGGAACGTGGTATTCATCCTATTAGAATTGCTGAGGGCTATGAAATGGCCTCTAGGCTAGCTGTGGATCATCTTGAGCACATATCACAGAAATTTGAATTTAGTGTTACCAATATAGAGCCTTTGGTGCAAACTTGCATGACAACATTATCTTCAAAAAT TGTTAACCGTTGCAAGCGTGCGTTAGCTGAGATTGCTGTTAAGGCAGTTCTTGCAGTTGCAGATTTGGagaggaaagatgttaacttggaaTTAATTAAGGTTGAAGGAAAGGTCGGAGGAAAATTGGAAGACACAGAACTCATTTACGGAATTGTTGTCGACAAGGATATGAGCCACCCCCAAATGCCAaaaagaattgaagaagcaaagattgctattcTTACATGCCCATTTGAACCACCCAAGCCAAAGACAAAGCATAAGATTGACATTGACACTGTTGAAAAATTTCAAACTCTACGCCAGCAAGAGCAGAAATACTTTGATGATATGGTCCAAAAATGCAAG GATGTTGGTGCAACCCTAGTTATCTGTCAGTGGGGTTTTGATGATGAGGCAAATCATTTATTGATGCATCGAAATTTGCCTGCTGTTAGATGGGTTGGTGGTGTTGAATTAGAATTAATTGCAATCGCTACAG GTGGGAGAATAGTTCCGAGGTTCCAGGACTTGACAGATGAAAAGCTGGGAAAG GCTGGATTAGTTAGAGAAAAATCATTTGGAACAACTAAGGACCGGATGTTGTATATTGAACATTGTGCTAACTCCAGAGCTGTAACAATTTTCATTCGTGGCG GTAACAAAATGATGATAGACGAAACTAAGCGTAGTCTTCATGATGCACTTTGTGTGGCAAGGAATCTGATCCGTAGCAATTCAATTGTTTATGGTGGTGGCTCTGCAGAATTATCTTGCTCAATTGCTGTAGAAGCTGCTGCAGACAAATATCCTGGGGTTGAGCAG TATGCTATCAGGTCCTTTGCTGAAGCTTTAGATTTTATTCCGATGGCTCTTGCTGAGAACTGTGGCCTCCCACCTATTGATACTGTTACAGCTGTCAAATCTCAGCAAATTAAG GAAAATAATCCTTATTGTGGTATAGATTGCAACGATGTTGGGACAAATAACATGATGGAGCAGAATGTATTTGAGACGCTGATTGGCAAACAACAACAGATCTTGCTGGCAACTCAAGTAGtgaaaatgattttgaagatTGATGATGTGATCACTCCATCCGCCTATTGA